The window TAACTTCTTCATCTTTTTTAATAAAGCGCAAATTATCCGCAAAGATAAACAATTAAGAACAAATAACCTAATTAAGCAGGGATAAAAAAGCGATTAAAAGGCTACATATATCAAGGAAAGAACGTACCTTTGCACTATAAATGCAGGTTCTTAATGAAGTCTCTTTAGAATTATTTACGTGTAAATAAGAATTTCTTTTCATGAAAATAAAGATTTCTACTAACGTAAATAAATATTTATTTTCACGTAAATAATTTGCGAAAACAAATCTACATATATTAAAGAAAGAGAATATTAAAACCGTATTTAAGATTGAATTTCAGAGTATTAACATCATTCTTATATTATAATAAATAGTAAATGACACAAACAAAAAGTATATTTCAACGCCCATTATGGGTGACTATCTTTGCCCTTACAGCTGCCATTGCATGGGGCTGGGCTTATCCCTTGATTAAATTAGGCTTCTCTGAGTTTGCCATCACAGCAGATATGACTGGCTCTAAAATGCTTTTTGCAGGTATTCGCTTCTGTCTTTCTGGACTGATTATATTGGCAATTGCAGGTGCTAAGAAGCGTGATTTCAAAGTAAGAAAACCTGTCGATTGGTGGTATATCCTTCTGTTCTGTATGATGAACACCACCTTACATTATGCCTTCTTCTACTTTGGTCTTTCTCATAGTGAGGGTTCACGAGCAGCCATTCTCAACTCACTAAGCGTTTTCTCTGTCGTTATCTTTGCTTGTATCTTCTTTAAAAGCGATCGTATGACAGTAAAGAAGATTGTTGGTTGTATTGTTGGTTTTGCAGGTATATTATCGCTGAATTTAGGCGGAGCAGAGAGTGGACAGTTCACTTGGTTAGGTGATGGAATGATTATCCTCAATGCCCTTTGTGGTGCCTCAGCAT of the Prevotella melaninogenica genome contains:
- a CDS encoding DMT family transporter, with product MTQTKSIFQRPLWVTIFALTAAIAWGWAYPLIKLGFSEFAITADMTGSKMLFAGIRFCLSGLIILAIAGAKKRDFKVRKPVDWWYILLFCMMNTTLHYAFFYFGLSHSEGSRAAILNSLSVFSVVIFACIFFKSDRMTVKKIVGCIVGFAGILSLNLGGAESGQFTWLGDGMIILNALCGASASLLTRGLGKRVDVFVGTGYSLAIGGALLIIPGLLMGGELPQITPLGITYLLLLIAISTLCFTLYNKLLTCNPVGKVAIYNSLIPIVGAVTSCLCLDETFYIKYMIAGALAAGGIYIINKS